A stretch of Cryptococcus neoformans var. neoformans JEC21 chromosome 10 sequence DNA encodes these proteins:
- a CDS encoding endopeptidase, putative: MAVATQKMPKAPTSAPGGSIKTYYQNKIEAAELDITRKTQNLRRLEAQRNALNARVRLLREELQVLQEPGSYVGEVIKVMGKKKVLVKVQPEGKYVVDFSPDIPISALTPNIRVSLRADSYLLHSILPNKIDPLVSLMMVEKVPDSTYEMVGGLDKQIKEIKEVIELPVKHPELFESLGIAQPKGVLLYGPPGTGKTLLARAVAHHTDCRFIRVSGSELVQKYIGEGSRMVRELFVMAREHAPSIIFMDEIDSIGGSRGEGAGKSGDSEVQRTMMELLNQLDGFEATKNIKVIMATNRIDILDSALLRPGRIDRKIEFPPPNPEARITILKIHSRKMSLQRGINFRSLAEKMGNCSGAEVRGICTEAGMYALRERRQYVGQEDFEMAIAKVLKKNADNNMSVNKLFS; this comes from the exons ATGGCAGTGGCGACTCAGAAGATGCCCAAAGCTCCAACATCTGCCCCTGGAGGTAGCATCAAG ACCTACTATCAGAACAAGATCGAAGCTGCCGAGCTTGACATCACCCGTAAAACACAAAATCTTCGCCGTTTGGAAGCTCAGCGTAATGCCCTTAACGCTCGAG TGAGACTACTTCGAGAAGAATTGCAGGTTTTGCAAGAGCCCGGAAGTTATGTCGGTGAGGTCATCAAGGTGATGggtaagaagaaggtttTGGTCAAGGTGCAGCCTGAGGGCAAGTACG TGGTTGATTTCTCCCCCGATATCCCTATCTCTGCCCTTACCCCCAACATCCGAGTTTCCCTTCGAGCCGATTCTTACCTCCTccattccatccttcccaacAAGATCGACCCCCTCGTCTCTCTCATGATGGTCGAAAAGGTTCCTGACAGTACATATGAGATGGTTGGTGGTTTGGACAAGCAAATCAAGGAGATTAAGGAAGTTATCGAGTTGCCTGTTAAGCACCCCGAACTATTTGAGAGTTTAGGTATCGCTCAGCCCAAAGGTGTCTTGCTCTACGGTCCACCGGGAACGGGTAAGACCCTTCTCGCTCGAGCGGTCGCTCATCACACCGACTGCCGATTCATCCGAGTATCTGGTTCGGAACTTGTACAAAAGTACATCGGTGAAGGTTCCCGAATGGTGCGAGAGCTGTTCGTGATGGCTCGAGAACATGCGCCGAGTATCATTTTCATGGATGAAATCGACTCTATTGGAGGTTCgcgaggagaaggagctggTAAGAGTGGAGACTCGGAAGTGCAGAGGACAATGATGGAATTGTTGAACCAGTTGGATGGATTTGAGGCCACGAAGAACATCAAG GTTATCATGGCCACTAACCGTATAGACATTCTCGATTCCGCTCTCCTGCGTCCGGGACGTATCGATCGTAAAATCGAgttccctcctcccaacCCCGAGGCTCGAATCACCATTCTCAAGATTCACTCTAGAAAGATGTCTCTCCAGCGTGGTATCAACTTCAGGTCATTGGCAGAAAAGATGGGCAACTGTTCAGGTGCTGAAGTTAGGGGTATCTGTACCGAAGCGG GAATGTACGCACTgcgagagagaagacaatATGTCGGTCAGGAAGACTTTGAGATGGCGATAGCAAAggttttgaagaagaatgccGACAACAACATGAGCGTGAACAAGCTCTTCAGTTAG
- a CDS encoding E2 ubiquitin-conjugating enzyme, putative, which yields MIKLWSVKKNEEAAAKKRPKVTAAQLRIQKDLTELDLPSTMKTVFPDPNDVLNFKLTITPDEGIYKGGVFTFSFVINPNYPHEPPKVKCLEKIYHPNLDLEGNVCLNILREDWKPVLTLSSVMIGIQYLFLEPNPDDPLNKDAAEDFRRNRESFIHNVKTAMRGGSIRGESFDRVLP from the exons ATGATCAAG CTCTGGTCCGTcaagaagaacgaagagGCTGCTGCAAAGAAGAGACCCAAGGTCACTGCCGCTCAGCTCCGAATCCAAAAAG ACCTGACTGAACTCGACCTTCCCTCTACAATGAAAACTGTCTTCCCAGACCCCAACGACGTCCTCAATTTTAAACTCACTATTACTCCTGACGAAGGCATCTACAAGGGCGGTGTCTTcactttttcctttgtGATCAACCCCAATTACCCTCATGAGCCGCCCAAGGTCAAGtgcttggagaagatttACCACCCTAATCTGGATCTGGAGGGGAACGTCTGCTT GAACATTTTGAGGGAAGACTGGAAACCAGTCTTGACACTTTCTAGTGTGATGATCGGTATCCAGTACCTTTTTCTTGAACC TAACCCTGATGACCCCCTGAACAAGG ACGCCGCCGAAGATTTCAGACGGAACCGAGAGAGTTTTATTCACAATGTCAAGACTGCTATGCGAGGTGGCTCTATCAGAGGAGAATCGTTTGACCGTGTCCTTCCTTGA
- a CDS encoding mitochondrial matrix protein import-related protein, putative: MARRITSISGNTLYGTGSRTAVLTYALFVRSYSAPARETVTKPTAYDRLRPVISTFQAPIDWAAAYGSGVLPQASYKPPAPGDAGPLTDLLISTPDAEAFHKINLEQNPRHYPVYARWMGGKGVGWVQEKWGAGVWYVTMVDINGVNVKYGVISTPTLEKDLKEWTTFYLSGRLHKPVLTLLPPPPSLYSALSTNSHSALSLALLLLPPSFTEDALWEQIAGLSYSGDPRMSVPGAENPEKVRNIVRGEGARNGFREVYGGLLKGLGIRWEGGEKGGEETWEWKGNGEEVMVRPDGSEYLVSLALSLPLPLRQSLTIHYPTLSSASASRELSSWAPVVQDSKFRANLSEALRKIIHGPALRQSIKGLFTAGPVKSFWYSLAKVGKWFKGRKTK; encoded by the exons ATGGCGAGACGTATAACATCAATTTCTGGAAACACATTGTATGGAACTGGGTCTCGTACTGCAGTTCTTACATACGCCCTCTTCGTCCGTTCATATTCCGCTCCAGCGCGCGAAACAGTCACCAAACCGACTGCTTACGACAGACTCCGGCCTGTTATATCGACATTCCAAGCGCCGATAGATTGGGCAGCGGCTTATGGCTCGGGTGTCCTCCCCCAGGCATCGTACAAGCCCCCAGCGCCGGGAGATGCGGGACCGCTGACAGACTTGTTGATCTCCACACCCGACGCAGAGGCTTTCCACAAGATCAATCTTGAGCAGAACCCGAGACACTATCCTGTGTATGCTAGGTGGATGGGTGGGAAGGGGGTAGGCTGGGTGCAGGAGAAGTGGGGAGCCGGGGTGTGGTATGTGACCATGGTGGACATTAACGGCGTG AATGTCAAGTACGGTGTTATATCCACTCCTACTTTGGAGAAAGACCTGAAAGAATGGACCACATTCTACCTCTCTGGACGCTTACACAAGCCCGTGCTAACCCTActcccaccaccaccatccctCTATTCAGCTCTCAGTACCAACTCTCATTCTGCCCTCtctctcgctctcctcctcttACCGCCCTCTTTCACAGAAGATGCGCTATGGGAACAGATTGCTGGGCTAAGTTACTCGGGTGACCCGAGGATGAGCGTGCCAGGAGCTGAAAACCCGGAAAAGGTGAGGAATATCGTAAGAGGTGAGGGGGCGAGAAACGGGTTCCGGGAGGTTTATGGTGGGCTGTTGAAAGGATTAGGAATCAGATGGGAAGGCGGAGAAAAGGGCGGCGAAGAAACGTGGGAATGGAAGGggaatggagaagaggtgaTGGTT AGACCTGATGGATCAGAATACCTCGTCTCCCTCGCTCTGTCCTTGCCACTTCCGCTTCGTCAATCTCTTACCATTCATTATCCTACCCTCTCAtccgcctccgcctccaGGGAGCTCTCCAGTTGGGCACCTGTAGTTCAGGACTCCAAATTCCGAGCCAATCTCTCGGAAGCATTGCGCAAAATCATCCACGGTCCCGCTTTGCGCCAAAGTATCAAGGGGCTGTTCACTGCCGGCCCAGTGAAGAGTTTCTGGTACAGCTTGGCCAAGGTCGGGAAATGGTTCAAGGGGAGAAAAACAAAGTGA
- a CDS encoding protein-ER retention-related protein, putative yields MDIDSPPSNSIPDILQPDPHSHILLPSFSASFPLPFRVLFLVGLATLLWAVNLHVLSAIGIDMSWVLDLRDDPGGGDISLEESDDGGELAEQGMHLEISPRLQQLGNITTTTTSLNEPDTPIRPTNTRIVRPSANKLHGPMYKLFLMYCAWVGTAWVLFRYLSGDEEEAMERWRVIPGLAMVGVVAGVAVPWRGVVERERAGFRRAIKRILLPHINDPVHFSDVILADILTSFAKVLGDLWISAIQIWSGGITQGRVSQRGWSNYITLLMVSLPYMLRFRQCLLEYYQSSWQSPRPLANALKYFSAFPVIFLSALQKSVVSDIASQKGISVQELTERHDRWFGEHRLFRLWLLAVCVNSMYSFWWDVEMDWGLALCEADTWLGAKKEGGGRHEGWIERMKKMLRKRRDTGHHQRSPCPTPSPFVTSPSISPTRGSSRPAKPFFAFGLRPTLLLPDPVIYHLFTIIDLILRFTWSLKLSNRLHTISEIESGVFLMETLELLRRWMWVFIRAEWEAVKMKEHRWGRGKLVWEEEEQ; encoded by the exons ATGGACATCGACTCGCCCCCCTCAAACTCCATCCCAGACATCCTCCAGCCAGATCCCCACTcccacatcctcctcccctccttctccgcctccttccccttaCCCTTCCgcgtcctcttcctcgtcggcCTCGCAACCCTGCTGTGGGCAGTCAACCTCCATGTCCTCTCCGCCATCGGCATAGACATGAGCTGGGTCCTCGACCTGAGGGATGATccgggaggaggagatatATCCCTAGAGGAAAGTGATGATGGCGGCGAGCTTGCGGAACAGGGTATGCATCTGGAAATCTCCCCTCGACTGCAGCAGCTTGGAAacatcaccaccaccaccacctctctCAATGAACCCGATACGCCTATCCGCCCTACAAATACACGGATCGTGAGACCATCGGCTAACAAGCTGCACGGACCGATGTACAAATTGTTTCTCATGTACTGCGCCTGGGTCGGGACGGCATGGGTGCTTTTTAGGTATTTGAGcggcgatgaagaagaagccatggagaggtggagagTGATTCCTGGTTTGGCAATGGTGGGTGTTGTGGCTGGTGTGGCGGTACCGTGGAGAGGTGTAGTGGAGAGGGAACGGGCCGGGTTTAGAAG AGCGATCAAGAGGATATTACTGCCTCATATCAATGATCCTGTCCATTTTTCAGATGTCATCCTCGCCGATATCCTCACGTCGTTTGCCAAAGTGCTTGGTGACTTGTGGATCTCCGCTATCCAAATCTGGAGCGGTGGGATCACCCAGGGTCGTGTCAGTcaaagaggatggagcAACTATATAACGTTGCTCATGGTAAG TTTGCCATACATGCTGCGATTCCGTCAATGTCTTTTGGAATACTATCAATCCTCATGGCAATCCCCGCGTCCCCTTGCCAACGCTCTCAAGTACTTTTCCGCGTTTCCCGTCATTTTCCTCTCCGCTCTACAAAAATCCGTCGTGTCAGATATCGCCAGTCAAAAGGGCATCTCTGTTCAAGAACTCACCGAGCGACATGATCGATGGTTTGGAGAGCACCGATTGTTCAGACTGTGGCTTCTCGCCGTCTGTGTCAATTCAATGTACAGCTTCTGGTGGGATGTGGAGATGGACTGGGGATTAGCGCTGTGCGAGGCGGACACCTGGTTGGGAGCCAAAAAGGAAGGCGGTGGGAGGCATGAAGGGTGGAtagagaggatgaaaaagaTGTTGCGCAAACGGAGGGATACGGGCCATCATCAACGGTCTCCTTGTCCTACCCCATCACCATTTGTCACCTCACCCTCCATCTCACCTACACGCGGATCCTCCCGCCCAGCTAAGCCGTTCTTTGCATTCGGCCTGCGCccaactcttctcctccccgaCCCCGTTATCTACCATCTGTTCACCATCATCGATCTCATACTTCGATTCACATGGTCGCTCAAGCTCTCTAATCGTTTACATACTATCAGTGAGATTGAAAGTGGAGTGTTCTTGATGGAGACGCTCGagttgttgaggaggtggatgtGGGTGTTTATCAGAGCAGAGTGGGAGGCGGTTAAGATGAAAGAACATAggtggggaaggggaaagcTTGtctgggaggaggaggagcaatGA
- a CDS encoding expressed protein produces MLTKEDWENIREDTNKQLNPTSPHRFKTGETARRRWYYLKETHDVINQVKAHSGTVWDRKNCAVSAPDHMWETWIAANANVHRIRNRSFPLYALVDRLAADLHPDGRAVHNLHQPPQPSTRSNQHSSSSPFRPHDGVSDHFEELDDLSSSASTEEQGSREVHPSFATLARESRRGRQSAKAFKEACEAVKEMARCSSHSSSYFTQLALKRVVEYLNTRDDLSSMQKAALLRNCVENDGTRDSVVLAAENPEIPWLRGVVDDILNELF; encoded by the exons ATGTTAACGAAAGAAGACTGGGAAAATATCAGGGAGGACACAAACAAGCAGTTGAATCCGACGTCCCCTCATCGATTCAAGACGGGCGAAACTGCACGTAGGCGATGGTACTATTTGAAGGAGACCCATGATGTGATTAATCAAGTGAAGGCACATTCTGGGACAGTGTGGGACAGGAAGAACTGTGCCGTGAGCGCTCCAGACCATATGTGGGAAACCTGGATTGCC GCCAATGCGAATGTTCATCGGATTAGGAACAGGTCATTCCCATTATATGCCCTTGTTGATCGGCTTGCTGCCGACCTACATCCCGACGGACGAGCTGTTCACAACCTCCACCAGCCGCCCCAGCCATCCACCCGATCCAACCagcactcttcctcctcgcctttCCGGCCACATGACGGAGTCAGTGACCACTTTGAGGAGCTTGACGAT CTCAGCTCTTCTGCATCGACTGAGGAACAGGGGAGCCGCGAGGTGCACCCCTCCTTTGCCACACTTGCACGGGAAAGCCGCCGtggaaggcaaagtgcCAAAGCCTTCAAAGAGGCTTGTGAAGCTGTCAAGGAGATGGCCAGATGCAGCTCTCACTCCTCTTCGTACTTCACTCAGCTCGCTTTAAAAAGAGTGGTTGAATATCTCAACACGCGCGACGATTTATCTTCAATGCAGAAAGCTGCGCTTTTACGAAACTGTGTTGAGAACGATGGGACAAGGGATAGTGTGGTGTTGGCAGCGGAAAACCCTGAAATCCCCTGGTTGAGGGGGGTGGTGGATGATATTCTGAACGAACTGTTTTAA
- a CDS encoding ada3 protein (ngg1 protein), putative, translating to MGDDVKKKDRKRKEREDEDREKEKEKDMDREKEGERERAAIEANERASMRLEVAEKARLAHAQGVAGKKKGLSAVAGKGSSSTASPTGVKVKRERSLSPAPSNASTTTSFKPSASQQTYSGQIKKKKKIKRVLDSDDETPSTRERSMTLASPPPYPSTTSGLKLKISHTQPKRPSVDTTHSPASSSTPLPGAHIDFSLPAQPSRPLVPTRQGPRQPMKPGPKKQSEVDEDYSNKKAPNQVAFPTFWSAVEPYLRDMREDDLAMLGFKTDPAESYEIPPRGRHYTEVWDEEDGNPPGTRTRFPVPNLRQQQIQQSQTVNHTRKNMALAAAATPHIPHFVPAQEMRDENLVDEQRGLGGLTERVVAAVVGTFVGEDKEKERERERERRERERMESGEVGERVDPAKVDVVDLEERMKHELRAVMLLGEHEEFDPNNRDDDEITSALRQCQRLLVHQTAVNEARKTRLAEIAKQRLAYTEYRAALDGVEKSIEEAWLKRIKKYGLSPKKKLMAEAGGTGTVVGEHGEVVQLNASGRPPVPDALKRLVDTRKSWMGSVGRVIKERPRGELVGIPGESVYKDIERGESGV from the exons ATGGGGGATgatgtgaagaagaaggataggAAGCGGAAAGAGcgggaggatgaagatcgggaaaaggaaaaggaaaaggatatGGAtagggagaaggagggggagagggaaagagcgGCGATAGAAGCGAATGAGCGGGCGAGTATGAGGTTGGAAGTGGCCGAGAAAGCACGGCTGGCACATGCGCAAGGGGTGgcggggaagaagaagggattgAGTGCGGTTGCGGGTAAAGGATCGTCGTCGACTGCGAGTCCGACGGGTGTcaaggtgaagagagagCGGTCGT TGAGCCCTGCACCGTCGAATGCGTCTACAACAACATCGTTCAAACCGAGTGCATCGCAACAGACGTATAGTGGACaaatcaagaagaagaagaagatcaagaggGTGCTGGACAGCGATGACGAGACGCCCT CAACGAGGGAGCGCTCGATGACACTCGCGTCCCCGCCGCCATACCCGTCCACCACATCCGGCTTGAAACTCAAAATCTCGCATACCCAGCCTAAACGCCCCTCGGTCGACACTACCCATTCGCCCGCATCGTCGTCCACCCCTCTCCCCGGCGCCCATATCGATTTCAGCCTCCCGGCACAGCCTTCCCGCCCTCTGGTCCCTACGAGACAAGGACCGAGACAACCGATGAAACCGGGCCCTAAAAAGCAGAGtgaagtggatgaagatTATAGTAACAAGAAGGCGCCGAACCAAGTTGCGTTCCCGACGTTTTGGAGTGCGGTGGAGCCGTACTTGAGGGATATGAGGGAGGATGATTTGGCCATGCTGGGGTTCAAG ACGGACCCTGCAGAGTCGTATGAGATTCCTCCCAGAGGACGGCACTATACCGAAGtatgggatgaagaagatgggaatcCACCTGGTACACGTACCCGCTTCCCCGTGCCCAACTTGCGCCAACAACAAATCCAACAATCCCAGACTGTGAACCATACGCGTAAGAACATGGCTCTCGCCGCCGCGGCCACACCGCACATTCCGCATTTCGTACCGGCGCAAGAAATGAGGGATGAGAATCTGGTGGATGAGCAAAGGGGGTTGGGTGGGTTGACGGAGAGGGTCGTCGCCGCTGTGGTGGGGACGTTTGTAGgggaggacaaggagaaggaaagggagagggaaagggaaagaagggagagggagaggatggagagcggAGAGGTGGGGGAGAGGGTGGATCCTGCAAAGGTGGATGTGGTTgatttggaggagaggatgaaacACGAGTTGAGGGCGGTTATGCTTCTAGGCGAGCACGAAGAG TTTGACCCGAATAATCGAGATGACGACGAGATCACATCCGCTTTACGCCAATGCCAACGACTTTTAGTGCACCAGACGGCAGTGAACGAAGCGCGTAAGACGCGGCTTGCGGAAATAGCAAAACAACGCCTGGCATACACAGAGTACCGCGCCGCGCTGGACGGTGTGGAGAAGTCTATCGAAGAAGCATGGCTAAAACGTATCAAAAAGTATGGGCTATCGCctaagaagaagttgatggCAGAGGCGGGGGGGACGGGGACGGTGGTCGGGGAGCATGGGGAGGTGGTGCAGCTGAATGCGTCTGGCCGGCCGCCGGTGCCAGATGCGCTGAAACGGTTGGTGGATACGCGCAAGAGCTGGATGGGGAGTGTGGGCCGGGTGATCAAGGAACGGCCGAGGGGCGAGCTGGTCGGGATTCCGGGGGAGAGCGTGTACAAGGACATCGAGCGGGGAGAGAGTGGTGTATAG